In Bacillus sp. E(2018), the genomic window CGTACCTTTCAAAAAGAGCTGTAACTTGCTCCGCATGCTCATTCAGCCAAGCTTCATGGAAAATAAACGTCTCTGCCGCATTACAAACAGCTGGTCGATCTGTTTTAGCGTTCTCCATGATGGCTAGAGCTTTATCCAAATCAGCGAACTGATCGACATAGATGTGACAGTTGCCGACACCGGTCTCTAAGACTGGAACTGTAGCATTCTCAACAACCGTCTTTATCAGGTTTCCGCCACCACGAGGAATTAACACATCAATATGCTCTTTCATCGTAAACAATTGACTCGCAGCTTCTCGATCTGTAGAGGCAATAAATTGTACGGCTGCTTCAGGGATTTTTGTTGCACTTAACGCTTTGTGAATCACAGAAACAATTGCAGAATTTGAGTGAATAGCGTTTGATCCGCCTTTTAATACGATGGCGTTACCTGACTTCAAAGCGAGTCCTGTTGCATCCACAGTTACGTTAGGACGTGCTTCATAAATCATTCCGATTACACCCAATGGTACACGGACTTGCTCAACGTTTAGTCCATTATCCAGTGTCCAATCAGACAGAATTTCACCTACAGGATCCTTTAACTCAACAACCTCGCGTAGTCCGTATGCAAACTCTTTAACGCGATCTTCTGTTAAGCGCAAACGATC contains:
- a CDS encoding glutamate-5-semialdehyde dehydrogenase; amino-acid sequence: MSTFKSTTKNVDVKDQAKLGQEASKKLALLSEKEKNQALLVIADMLESETNYILEQNKKDLINGENNDFSEALMDRLRLTEDRVKEFAYGLREVVELKDPVGEILSDWTLDNGLNVEQVRVPLGVIGMIYEARPNVTVDATGLALKSGNAIVLKGGSNAIHSNSAIVSVIHKALSATKIPEAAVQFIASTDREAASQLFTMKEHIDVLIPRGGGNLIKTVVENATVPVLETGVGNCHIYVDQFADLDKALAIMENAKTDRPAVCNAAETFIFHEAWLNEHAEQVTALFERYDIEVHGDEKAAELLPDVIPANEKDWAEEYLSLAVAVKVASSVEEAVAHIDRYGTKHSEAIVTENSESAVTFLNSVDAAAVYHNASTRFTDGSALRFGAEIGISTQKLHARGPMGLPALTTIKYRMSGDGQVR